From a single Pseudomonas triticicola genomic region:
- a CDS encoding WYL domain-containing protein, with the protein MKRKQSIERVRWDLALRYRLIETVAWWEGRLTTGHLMQSFGISRQQASKDINTYITEHAPKNLTYDKQLKGYVPSKHFKPLFIDNSASAYLHLLYQNNERAPHIDGLALAYAHTRVLEVPDRPIRPEVLRPLLKACREGLRLETEYVSFNTPNVEVRLIAPHTLVYTGMRWHVRAYCEKNGQYRDFVLSRLRGQPDLLDVSPNTREQDKDWNVEVPVIFAPDGRLNEAQKAIIETDYGMTQGQLVVPSRRALVKYVLQRYQIDHRNMAILPEAQQLVVNNLQELQPWLMKY; encoded by the coding sequence ATGAAACGCAAGCAATCCATCGAGCGGGTACGCTGGGACCTGGCACTTCGCTATCGCTTGATCGAGACCGTTGCCTGGTGGGAAGGCCGGCTGACCACGGGCCACCTGATGCAGAGCTTTGGCATCAGCCGCCAGCAGGCGTCTAAGGACATCAATACGTACATCACCGAACATGCGCCCAAAAACTTGACATATGACAAGCAGCTCAAGGGCTATGTGCCGAGCAAGCATTTCAAGCCGCTGTTCATCGACAACAGCGCCAGCGCCTACCTGCACCTGCTCTACCAGAACAATGAGCGCGCCCCGCACATCGACGGGCTGGCTCTGGCGTATGCGCACACCCGGGTACTGGAAGTGCCTGACCGCCCCATTCGGCCAGAGGTACTGCGCCCTTTGCTCAAGGCCTGCCGTGAAGGCCTGCGCCTGGAAACCGAATACGTGTCCTTCAACACCCCCAATGTCGAGGTGCGCCTGATCGCCCCCCACACACTGGTCTACACCGGTATGCGCTGGCACGTGCGAGCCTATTGCGAAAAGAACGGCCAATACCGCGACTTCGTCCTTAGCCGCCTGCGTGGGCAGCCAGACTTGCTCGACGTTTCACCGAACACGCGCGAGCAGGATAAAGACTGGAATGTCGAGGTGCCGGTCATCTTCGCGCCTGATGGGCGGTTGAACGAGGCGCAGAAGGCAATCATCGAAACCGACTACGGCATGACGCAGGGGCAATTGGTGGTGCCAAGCCGCAGGGCATTGGTGAAGTATGTGTTGCAGCGGTACCAGATTGACCACCGCAACATGGCGATACTTCCCGAGGCCCAGCAACTGGTGGTGAACAACCTCCAGGAACTGCAGCCGTGGTTGATGAAATACTGA
- a CDS encoding GNAT family N-acetyltransferase → MPLLSLPCPRLTMAILSPDQAELESAFYQRNLRHLAPWSPIRTTDYFSTANIRRRLEIQASAFEAELVMHFALLSPDGQQMIGACNFSGIIRGAFQACYLGYHIDEAHQGQGLMQEGLEAGIGYMFDVQNLHRIMANYIPGNERSARLLERLGFEREGYAKAYLNIAGRWQDHVLTALVNPGFEAPDQRWSRRLG, encoded by the coding sequence ATGCCGCTGTTATCCCTGCCCTGCCCGCGCCTGACAATGGCGATCCTCTCCCCCGACCAAGCCGAGCTCGAAAGCGCTTTTTACCAGCGCAACCTCCGCCACCTGGCGCCGTGGTCGCCCATCCGCACCACCGATTACTTCTCCACCGCCAACATCCGCCGTCGTCTCGAGATCCAGGCCAGCGCCTTCGAGGCCGAGTTGGTGATGCATTTCGCGCTGCTGTCGCCGGACGGTCAGCAGATGATCGGTGCGTGCAATTTCAGCGGGATTATTCGTGGGGCGTTTCAGGCGTGTTATTTGGGTTATCACATTGATGAGGCGCATCAGGGGCAGGGTTTGATGCAGGAGGGGCTGGAGGCGGGGATTGGTTATATGTTCGATGTGCAGAATCTGCATCGGATCATGGCCAATTACATTCCCGGCAATGAGCGCAGTGCGCGTTTGCTTGAGCGCTTGGGTTTTGAGCGCGAGGGCTATGCGAAGGCGTATCTGAACATTGCCGGGCGTTGGCAGGATCATGTGCTGACGGCGCTGGTCAATCCGGGGTTCGAGGCGCCGGATCAGCGCTGGTCGCGGCGCCTGGGTTGA
- a CDS encoding type II toxin-antitoxin system VapC family toxin has translation MIVLDTNVLSEFMRIEPEAQVLAWVDAQPAMDLAISAITVAEILHGIARLPSGKRKQKLQAHALAMFEEDFAGRILPFDAHAAVEYATLVADAEAKGRGIAMADAQIAAICRNRGAAIATRNVRDFEFSGIEVINPWQV, from the coding sequence ATGATAGTGCTCGATACCAACGTTCTATCAGAATTCATGCGTATCGAACCCGAGGCTCAAGTGTTGGCTTGGGTGGATGCGCAACCGGCCATGGACCTGGCCATCAGTGCAATCACCGTGGCTGAGATACTGCACGGCATCGCTCGATTACCTTCCGGCAAGCGCAAACAAAAACTCCAGGCTCACGCTTTGGCAATGTTTGAAGAGGATTTTGCCGGGCGGATTTTGCCATTCGATGCCCACGCAGCCGTCGAGTACGCGACGCTGGTAGCCGATGCAGAGGCGAAAGGGCGGGGGATTGCAATGGCCGATGCGCAAATCGCAGCGATCTGCCGAAATCGTGGAGCCGCGATTGCTACACGTAATGTCCGGGATTTCGAGTTTTCCGGGATTGAAGTGATCAATCCGTGGCAGGTCTGA